A region of the Fusobacteria bacterium ZRK30 genome:
CATCAACCCCAGTATTATATATCTTCTCATCAAAATTTCCTCCCTACATTTTAAAATCGCTTACAAAAAAATCTTCCTCTTTAACATTTGACAGTTTTTTCCCTTTCAATAAACTATCATCAAAAAGATTCATCTCTACTGCATTTTTCCCCTCTAAATATTTAGGCAGATCATTTCTATTGCTTACTGTTTTTACAAGGCCTTGACTTGCTCTGACATTTTGCGGCTGACTGATATCTCTTATTTGATACAGTGCTGAAGTAGATACTATTCCTACAATAAATAACGAAAGCCCAATAGCACTATTTCTTTTATTTTTGTGTTTCTCTTCCTCCAATAAAGTCTTATATATATTGACTTTTATCCTTGCCTTCATCTCTACATTTGTTTTTTCTCTAAAATCATCCATTATAATCCCCCCATCTCCTTCAAGCCTTTATAGTAGACCGATTTTACTGTTGAGAGTTTCATATCTTTTATCTTACCTATCTCCCTAAGTTTATAACCGTATATATCTTTCATGAGTATTATCTCCCTCTCCCTTTCAGATATTAATTGCAGCTTTTCCTCTAACACTATCTTTGTAGTTACATCTTCATTGTCCTCTACACTCAGTACCTCTTCATTTAGTTCAAATGTCTCCTTCTTTCTCCTAAAAAAATCATAGGTTTTATTGATAGCTATCCGATATACCCATGTGTAGACTCCACTCTCATTTCTAAATTTTTTCAAATTTTTATAGACAGTTAAAAATACATCTTGGGCTATATCCTCTGCGTCTTCCTTGTTTTTCACCATTCCCAGTATTTTATTGTAGATCCTACTAAAATACGTCTCAAATATCTCATCAAAATTCATAATTTCATTCTCCTATACTACTTTGACGCAACAAACTCATAAAAAGTTTATTTTTTCTCCTCAATATAAGAAAAAATAATTTTTTTCTTACTATTTTTATCAATATCTAATTTAAATCTAATTATTCTATTGGATATTTTTTCATATTTTTCCTGAGATCTTAGTTTAGTCCAGACTTCTGGCAGCTGATCGTAATTTATTTCCAAATTTATTTTGTCCTCACCGGTATTTTTTATTTCAATCTCAATCTCTTTTTTTATCAGGTTATTTCCCAAAGAGTAACTGTTTTTTATTTTTTTCTCTACCACAACATTAAAACTTTTATTTAATTTCAGATCATAATTTTCTCCGCTGGGAATAAATCCCACATTTGAATCTCCTATATATTTTTTATTGTTCCATACATATATCCTCCCCATGGGAATGGTTGTCTCTCCTATGTTTTTTACCTCCACTACCCTAGTTGGATTTTTAGAATATTCTCTAGTCCAATATACATATTTTTCGGCTAAACTTATTTTTTTCGTCTCTAATTTTATATTTTTTTCACTATTTTTTTTGAGGTCAAGTTTGTCTTTTAACTTATATTCTATTCTATCGTTAGATTCATTTATGGAGATACTATCTGCCATTGCAGATTTCATCATATAGGCCCTTGGTGTTGAAAGTTCAGATATAATTTTTACCTCTGTATCCTTTAAATCTTCCCCCATATTGTTATAGACCTTTCCCCATGTTTCCAGGTTCATCTCATCTATATCCAATCTATGGAAGATATTTAGATTTAATCCTCCCGTTATATAGGACAAATTTATTTTTTTCTCCAATTTTTCTACATCCATTACCAGCTTATTCTCAGTTTTTATATGGGCATTACTCAATTTGAGATCCGGATTATTTAAGATATAGATCTCCCCTGTCTTTATGTCTTTTCCGACTATATTTTTTCCGTAATCAAGGAGTACCAGCTCATAGATCTTCCCGTCTTTTTCAGCCTGAATAATCTTCCCCAGATAAGATTTTAATATGGAGCTGGAATCTG
Encoded here:
- a CDS encoding RNA polymerase sigma factor; translation: MNFDEIFETYFSRIYNKILGMVKNKEDAEDIAQDVFLTVYKNLKKFRNESGVYTWVYRIAINKTYDFFRRKKETFELNEEVLSVEDNEDVTTKIVLEEKLQLISEREREIILMKDIYGYKLREIGKIKDMKLSTVKSVYYKGLKEMGGL